The Diospyros lotus cultivar Yz01 chromosome 15, ASM1463336v1, whole genome shotgun sequence genome has a window encoding:
- the LOC127792475 gene encoding transcription initiation factor TFIID subunit 1 isoform X1 has product MGFESASTSQDGRDEDDEDEYEESGGGNRLLGFMFGNVDDSGDLDVDYLDEDAKEHLGALVDKLGPSLADIDVRKLHYVIDLQLSVKSPRTPADTAEQDYDEKAEDAVDYEDIDEQYEGPEIQATSEEDLLLPKKDYFSTELSVATLEQKTSVFDDENYDDEEEIEKERDLDTNGEIQNMSSDLPHDPCKHGDTSAVLSEEEEDTGVDQLVVSPEEEKSADDMEDYEEDAELLENLLDDNSSTQLPILCVEGGAVILRFSEIFGNYEPLRKREKDKKYTVPREKYKTADSSLIVEDDEEEFLRGTFQGFSFTKQAPTTQDNVSGTVEEELESEKFSFVQEPSVIASQVNEKRPDSYLSAEAMKMDAALNLSTQWCRPLSPELYPFDQQNWEDQIIWDSSPAKSDNAAESCEAPGPDTEDLFTIQTELEAQQHNLRELQMESDERDHGFFLQSCPVLVESFGLEKFSDLTDQPSSESRFHPQLLRLESRSELPNELEGRTDDATKEIHQSDTMKRFSKLILQNRDLVEGTWLDRIIWEPHQSMTKPKLILDLQDEQMLFEILDNKDSKQLRLHAGAMFITRSMKSNGGDSMEVHGHGVASGVRFNIANDKFYSNRKISQQLKSHSKKRAAHGVKVLHSTPALKLQTMKPKLSNKDVANFHRPKSLWYPHDNEVALKEQGKLPTQGPMKIILKSLGGKGSKLHVDAEETISSVKAKASKKLDFKPLEPVKIFYCGRELKDHKSLAAQDVRPNSLLHLVRTKIHLLPRAQKVPGENKSLRPPGAFKKKSDLSLKDGHVFLMEYCEERPLLLGNIGMGARLCTYYQKSGPGDQTGTLLRNGNNSLGNVLTLDPADKSPFLGDIKAGCSQSCLETNMYRAPIFPHKVSSTDYLLVRSAKGKLSIRRIDRLNVVGQEEPHMEVMSSGTKAVQTYIMNRLLVYMYREFRAVEKRGSLPCIRADELSAQFPASSEPFLRKRLKHCADLQRGTNGQLFWVMRRNFRIPLEEELRRMVTPENVCAYESMQAGLYRLKRLGIMRLTHPTGLSSAMNQLPDEAIALAAASHIERELQITPWNLSSNFVACTSQDRENIERLEITGVGDPSGRGLGFSYVRTAPKAPISNALTKKKTAVSRGSSTVTGTDADLRRLSMEAAREVLLKFNVPEEQIAKQTRWHRIAMIRKLSSEQAESGIKVDPTTISKYARGQRMSFLQLQQQTREKCQEIWDRQVQSLSAVDGDEYESESEANSDLDSFAGDLENLLDAEECEEGEGNYESKHEKLDGMKGLKMRRRPLQAQAEEEIEDEAAEAAELCRMLMDDDEAERKKKKKPRAAGEGLGLVDSHLSLSYNNAERVKKTSTVAKKMARTGQPDESYTSKENIIWNPKKEEKLLGKKNLSGKAKVMKKNDLESMGLLNKKVKILGDGIKFVKEKKSAREKFVCGACGQLGHMRTNKNCPKYGEDLDTQVEGTEPDKASTRANSSDRLGQTQQKTVTKKPVPKGATKMALLEVPEEDKSSSKTKVLKVKCGTTDKVPDRLTPTASQSSERPVTSDVEVGNKPAVKVNKIIFSNKMKSDDAPVESHKPSIVIKPPVETEKDLPRKKIIIKRPKDTINVDQDSRDGEAGLEYRKMKKIIELSTLAEHQSKRLPEESSSKKSREDKRWWEEEEKRRNAESEREERSRRLYEQSRILEEQERLAELRRYEEALRGEREEEERQRAKKKKKKRPEIRDESDDYTNDFRPRRTDRRLPERERTAKRQPIVELGRYGAEYAPPKKRRRVGEVGLANILEGIVETLKEKYDISYLFLKPVSKKEAPDYLDVIRRPMDLSTIREKVRKFEYKSREEFRHDVWQITFNAHIYNDKRNPGIPPLADQLLEICDFLLDENAAELMEAEAGIE; this is encoded by the exons gaTGCCAAAGAACATCTTGGTGCATTGGTTGACAAGCTTGGTCCATCACTGGCTGATATAGATGTAAGGAAACTGCATTATGTAATTGATCTACAG ttgtcGGTGAAATCACCTCGCACTCCTGCTGATACTGCCGAGCAAG ATTATGATGAGAAAGCGGAAGATGCCGTTGACTATGAAGACATTGATGAACAGTATGAGGGACCGGAGATTCAAGCTACTTCTGAGGAGGATCTTTTGTTGCCCAAAAAGGATTATTTTTCTACCGAACTTTCAGTGGCTACTTTGGAGCAGAAAACTTCAgtgtttgatgatgaaaattatgatgatgaagaagaaattgagaaagaacGTGATTTGGATACCAATGGTGAAATTCAAAATATGTCGTCTGATTTACCACACGATCCAT GCAAGCACGGTGATACTTCTGCTGTACTTtctgaagaagaggaagatactGGGGTTGACCAACTGGTTGTCTCTCCCGAGGAGGAGAAATCGGCTGATGATATGGAAGATTATGAG GAAGATGCTGAATTGCTGGAGAATCTGCttgatgataatagttctaCACAGCTACCAATTTTGTGTGTGGAAGGTGGGGCAGTCATCCTAcgtttttctgaaatttttggtaactatgaaccattaaggaaaagagagaaggaCAAGAAGTATACAGTTCCTAGAG AAAAATATAAGACTGCCGATTCTTCTCTTATagttgaagatgatgaagaggaGTTCCTGAGGGGTACTTTTCAAGGCTTTTCTTTCACGAAGCAAGCACCCACAACTCAAGATAATGTTTCAGGGACAGTGGAAGAGGAACTAGAATCAGAAAAATTCAGTTTTGTCCAAGAGCCTTCCGTGATTGCTTCACAAGTTAATGAGAAAAGGCCAGACTCTTATCTTAGTGCTGAAGCAATGAAAATGGATGCAGCATTGAATCTTTCTACACAATGGTGTCGTCCTTTATCCCCTGAACTTTATCCTTTTGATCAGCAAAACTGGGAAGATCAAATTATCTGGGACAGTTCTCCTGCAAAAAGTGACAATGCTGCAGAAAGTTGCGAGGCCCCTGGACCTGACACTGAAGATTTATTTACCATACAAACAGAACTGGAAGCCCAGCAACACAATCTTCGGGAGCTGCAGATGGAATCTGATGAGAGAGATCATGGGTTTTTTCTTCAGAGCTGCCCCGTTTTGGTGGAGTCTTTTGGCTTAGAAAAATTTTCAGATCTCACAGATCAACCCTCATCAGAAAGCAGATTTCATCCCCAACTCTTGAGGTTGGAATCACGATCAGAACTTCCAAATGAGTTAGAAGGTAGAACAGATGATGCCACTAAGGAGATCCATCAAAGTGATACTATGAAGCGTTTTAGCAAACTCATATTACAAAACAGAGACTTAGTGGAAGGAACTTGGTTAGACAGAATTATTTGGGAACCACACCAGTCCATGACAAAACCAAAGCTAATCCTTGATCTTCAAGATGAACAGATgctttttgaaatattagatAACAAAGATAGTAAACAACTTCGTCTTCATGCTGGGGCTATGTTCATAACTCGTTCTATGAAGTCCAATGGTGGAGATTCTATGGAGGTCCATGGCCATGGAGTTGCATCTGGTGTTCGATTCAACATTGCTAATGACAAATTCTACTCAAATAGAAAAATCTCTCAGCAACTGAAATCACATTCTAAAAAACGAGCTGCCCATGGTGTCAAAGTCTTGCATTCAACACCTGCACTCAAGCTGCAGACAATGAAACCAAAATTAAGCAA TAAAGATGTTGCTAACTTTCATCGTCCAAAATCTTTATGGTATCCACATGATAATGAGGTGGCCCTCAAAGAGCAAGGGAAACTACCTACCCAAGGACCtatgaaaattatattgaaGAGTTTGGGGGGAAAGGGAAGTAAGCTTCATGTGGATGCTGAGGAGACCATTTCTTCTGTCAAAGCAAAAGCTTCAAAAAAACTAG atTTTAAACCATTGGAAccagtgaaaatattttattgtggACGAGAGCTTAAAGATCACAAATCCCTTGCTGCGCAAGATGTTCGACCAAACTCATTGCTTCATCTTGTTCGTACAAAAATACATTTGTTGCCTAGAGCACAAAAGGTACCTGGTGAAAATAAGTCTTTGCGGCCTCCTGGTgcatttaaaaagaaatctgATCTTTCATTGAAAGATGGACATGTCTTCTTAATGGA GTACTGTGAAGAAAGGCCTCTACTCCTGGGGAATATTGGCATGGGTGCTAGACTATGCACTTACTATCAGAAGTCTGGTCCAGGTGATCAAACTGGGACCTTGTTGCGTAATGGAAACAATAGTTTGGGGAATGTTCTCACACTTGACCCTGCTGATAAATCTCCTTTTCTTGGGGATATTAAAGCTGGCTGCAGCcaatcatgtcttgaaactaaCATGTATAGGGCACCAATATTTCCTCATAAGGTGTCATCGACTGATTATTTGTTGGTTCGCTCTGCAAAAGGAAAACTTTCAATAAGACGGATTGACAGGCTCAATGTTGTTGGACAGGAG GAGCCTCACATGGAGGTAATGTCTTCTGGAACAAAAGCTGTCCAAACCTACATTATGAATAGACTTCTGGTCTATATGTATCGCGAGTTCCGTGCTGTTGAGAAACGTGGTTCACTTCCTTGCATCCGTGCTGATGAGTTGTCTGCACAGTTCCCTGCCTCATCTGAACCCTTCCTTAGGAAAAGGTTGAAGCATTGCGCTGACTTGCAG AGAGGAACCAACGGACAACTATTTTGGGTCATGAGACGTAATTTCCGCATACCACTGGAGGAGGAACTTCGAAGGATGGTGACACCTGAAAAT GTCTGTGCCTATGAAAGTATGCAAGCTGGACTCTACAGGCTCAAACGATTAGGAATTATGAGGCTTACACATCCCACTGGTCTCTCATCTGCAATGAATCAGCTCCCTGATGAAGCAATTGCGTTAGCTGCTGCATCACATATAGAGAGGGAACTGCAGATAACACCATGGAACTTGAGTAGCAATTTTGTTGCTTGTACAAGTCag GACAGAGAAAATATTGAGCGTTTGGAAATTACTGGTGTTGGTGATCCATCTGGAAGGGGCCTGGGTTTCAGCTACGTCCGCACTGCTCCAAAGGCACCAATATCAAATGCACTGACAAAGAAAAAAACTGCTGTTAGTCGGGGAAGTTCAACTGTGACGGGAACAGATGCTGATCTTCGTAGATTGAGTATGGAAGCTGCACGAGAG GTTCTCCTCAAGTTCAATGTACCAGAGGAACAAATTGCAAAACAAACTAGGTGGCATCGAATTGCTATGATTCGGAAGCTTTCAAGTGAGCAAGCTGAATCTGGCATCAAGGTTGACCCAACAACAATAAGCAAGTATGCACGTGGACAGCGTATGTCCTTTCTCCAGCTTCAGCAACAGACGAGAGAAAAATGTCAGGAAATATGGGATCGGCAAGTTCAAAGTCTTTCTGCTGTTGATGGTGATGAATATGAGAGTGAGTCTGAAGCAAATAGTGACCTGGATTCTTTTGCTGGGGACCTAGAAAATTTGCTGGATGCAGAAGAATGTGAAGAAGGGGAGGGTAACTATGAATCCAAGCATGAAAAATTAGATGGCATGAAAGGGCTTAAAATGAGAAGGCGCCCATTGCAAGCTCAGGcggaagaagaaattgaagatgaGGCTGCTGAAGCAGCAGAACTATGCAGGATGCTTATGGACG ATGATGAAGCTGAgcgaaaaaagaagaaaaagccaaGAGCTGCAGGGGAGGGATTGGGACTTGTGGATTCACACTTGAGTCTCAGTTACAATAATGCAGAACGGGTCAAGAAAACTAGTACAGTGGCTAAGAAAATGGCGAGGACTGGCCAACCTGATGAATCTTATacatcaaaagaaaatataatttggaATCCAAAGAAG GAGGAAAAGCTTCTCggtaagaagaacttgtctGGAAAGGCAAAAGTTATGAAAAAGAATGACCTAGAAAGCATGGGCTTACTTAACAAGAAAGTTAAAATATTGGGGGATGGAATTAAG TTTGTCAAGGAAAAGAAATCTGCTAGAGAAAAGTTTGTCTGTGGAGCTTGTGGACAG CTTGGGCACATGAGGACCAACAAGAATTGCCCGAAGTATGGAGAAGATCTAGATACACAAGTTGAAGGTACAGAACCAGATAAGGCATCCACAAGGGCTAATTCCTCAGATCGCCTGGGTCAAACTCAGCAGAAAACTGTGACAAAGAAGCCTGTACCAAAAGGTGCAACTAAAATGGCTCTCCTTGAAGTTCCTGAGGAGGATAAATCTAGTTCGAAGACAAAAGTTCTGAAGGTCAAATGTGGCACCACTGACAAAGTTCCTGATAGACTTACTCCTACAGCCTCGCAAAGTTCTGAAAGACCAGTGACATCAGATGTAGAAGTTGGGAATAAACCGGCCGTTAAGGTTAACAAGATAATATTCTCAAACAAGATGAAATCCGATGATGCCCCTGTTGAATCTCACAAACCCTCTATTGTGATAAAGCCTCCAGTAGAGACAGAAAAAGACTTGCCCCGGAAGAAGATTATTATTAAACGCCCAAAGGATACTATTAATGTTGACCAGGATAGCAGGGATGGCGAAGCTGGTCTTGAGTAcaggaagatgaagaaaattattgaattgtCCACTCTTGCGGAGCATCAAAGCAAACGCTTACCTGAAGAGAGCTCCAGTAAAAAAAGTAGAGAGGATAAAAGATGGtgggaagaggaagagaaacgTAGAAATGCagagagtgaaagagaagaGAGGTCCAGGAGATTGTATGAACAAAGTAGGATACTGGAAGAGCAAGAGAGGTTAGCTGAGCTCAGGAGATATGAAGAAGCCCTAAGAGgagagagggaggaagaagaacgaCAGAgggcaaagaaaaagaaaaagaaaagacctGAAATAAGAGATGAATCAGATGATTATACAAATGACTTTCGTCCCAGAAGAACTGATAGGAGGCTACCAGAAAGAGAACGAACAGCAAAGAGGCAGCCAATAGTTGAATTGGGAAGGTATGGTGCAGAGTATGCTCCACCAAAAAAACGCCGTAGGGTGGGAGAG GTTGGTTTGGCAAACATCTTAGAGGGCATCGTGGAAACCCTGAAGGAGAAGTATGACATATCCTACCTCTTCTTAAAACCGGTGTCCAAGAAGGAGGCCCCGGACTACTTGGACGTCATAAGGCGCCCCATGGATCTGTCGACAATCAGGGAGAAGGTGAGGAAGTTCGAGTACAAGAGCCGGGAGGAATTCAGGCACGATGTTTGGCAGATCACCTTCAATGCTCATATATACAATGACAAGCGAAACCCAGGTATTCCCCCCCTTGCAGATCAGCTCCTGGAAATCTGTGACTTTTTGTTAGATGAGAATGCTGCAGAGTTGATGGAAGCTGAAGCTGGAATTGAGTAG
- the LOC127792475 gene encoding transcription initiation factor TFIID subunit 1 isoform X2: MGFESASTSQDGRDEDDEDEYEESGGGNRLLGFMFGNVDDSGDLDVDYLDEDAKEHLGALVDKLGPSLADIDLSVKSPRTPADTAEQDYDEKAEDAVDYEDIDEQYEGPEIQATSEEDLLLPKKDYFSTELSVATLEQKTSVFDDENYDDEEEIEKERDLDTNGEIQNMSSDLPHDPCKHGDTSAVLSEEEEDTGVDQLVVSPEEEKSADDMEDYEEDAELLENLLDDNSSTQLPILCVEGGAVILRFSEIFGNYEPLRKREKDKKYTVPREKYKTADSSLIVEDDEEEFLRGTFQGFSFTKQAPTTQDNVSGTVEEELESEKFSFVQEPSVIASQVNEKRPDSYLSAEAMKMDAALNLSTQWCRPLSPELYPFDQQNWEDQIIWDSSPAKSDNAAESCEAPGPDTEDLFTIQTELEAQQHNLRELQMESDERDHGFFLQSCPVLVESFGLEKFSDLTDQPSSESRFHPQLLRLESRSELPNELEGRTDDATKEIHQSDTMKRFSKLILQNRDLVEGTWLDRIIWEPHQSMTKPKLILDLQDEQMLFEILDNKDSKQLRLHAGAMFITRSMKSNGGDSMEVHGHGVASGVRFNIANDKFYSNRKISQQLKSHSKKRAAHGVKVLHSTPALKLQTMKPKLSNKDVANFHRPKSLWYPHDNEVALKEQGKLPTQGPMKIILKSLGGKGSKLHVDAEETISSVKAKASKKLDFKPLEPVKIFYCGRELKDHKSLAAQDVRPNSLLHLVRTKIHLLPRAQKVPGENKSLRPPGAFKKKSDLSLKDGHVFLMEYCEERPLLLGNIGMGARLCTYYQKSGPGDQTGTLLRNGNNSLGNVLTLDPADKSPFLGDIKAGCSQSCLETNMYRAPIFPHKVSSTDYLLVRSAKGKLSIRRIDRLNVVGQEEPHMEVMSSGTKAVQTYIMNRLLVYMYREFRAVEKRGSLPCIRADELSAQFPASSEPFLRKRLKHCADLQRGTNGQLFWVMRRNFRIPLEEELRRMVTPENVCAYESMQAGLYRLKRLGIMRLTHPTGLSSAMNQLPDEAIALAAASHIERELQITPWNLSSNFVACTSQDRENIERLEITGVGDPSGRGLGFSYVRTAPKAPISNALTKKKTAVSRGSSTVTGTDADLRRLSMEAAREVLLKFNVPEEQIAKQTRWHRIAMIRKLSSEQAESGIKVDPTTISKYARGQRMSFLQLQQQTREKCQEIWDRQVQSLSAVDGDEYESESEANSDLDSFAGDLENLLDAEECEEGEGNYESKHEKLDGMKGLKMRRRPLQAQAEEEIEDEAAEAAELCRMLMDDDEAERKKKKKPRAAGEGLGLVDSHLSLSYNNAERVKKTSTVAKKMARTGQPDESYTSKENIIWNPKKEEKLLGKKNLSGKAKVMKKNDLESMGLLNKKVKILGDGIKFVKEKKSAREKFVCGACGQLGHMRTNKNCPKYGEDLDTQVEGTEPDKASTRANSSDRLGQTQQKTVTKKPVPKGATKMALLEVPEEDKSSSKTKVLKVKCGTTDKVPDRLTPTASQSSERPVTSDVEVGNKPAVKVNKIIFSNKMKSDDAPVESHKPSIVIKPPVETEKDLPRKKIIIKRPKDTINVDQDSRDGEAGLEYRKMKKIIELSTLAEHQSKRLPEESSSKKSREDKRWWEEEEKRRNAESEREERSRRLYEQSRILEEQERLAELRRYEEALRGEREEEERQRAKKKKKKRPEIRDESDDYTNDFRPRRTDRRLPERERTAKRQPIVELGRYGAEYAPPKKRRRVGEVGLANILEGIVETLKEKYDISYLFLKPVSKKEAPDYLDVIRRPMDLSTIREKVRKFEYKSREEFRHDVWQITFNAHIYNDKRNPGIPPLADQLLEICDFLLDENAAELMEAEAGIE; this comes from the exons gaTGCCAAAGAACATCTTGGTGCATTGGTTGACAAGCTTGGTCCATCACTGGCTGATATAGAT ttgtcGGTGAAATCACCTCGCACTCCTGCTGATACTGCCGAGCAAG ATTATGATGAGAAAGCGGAAGATGCCGTTGACTATGAAGACATTGATGAACAGTATGAGGGACCGGAGATTCAAGCTACTTCTGAGGAGGATCTTTTGTTGCCCAAAAAGGATTATTTTTCTACCGAACTTTCAGTGGCTACTTTGGAGCAGAAAACTTCAgtgtttgatgatgaaaattatgatgatgaagaagaaattgagaaagaacGTGATTTGGATACCAATGGTGAAATTCAAAATATGTCGTCTGATTTACCACACGATCCAT GCAAGCACGGTGATACTTCTGCTGTACTTtctgaagaagaggaagatactGGGGTTGACCAACTGGTTGTCTCTCCCGAGGAGGAGAAATCGGCTGATGATATGGAAGATTATGAG GAAGATGCTGAATTGCTGGAGAATCTGCttgatgataatagttctaCACAGCTACCAATTTTGTGTGTGGAAGGTGGGGCAGTCATCCTAcgtttttctgaaatttttggtaactatgaaccattaaggaaaagagagaaggaCAAGAAGTATACAGTTCCTAGAG AAAAATATAAGACTGCCGATTCTTCTCTTATagttgaagatgatgaagaggaGTTCCTGAGGGGTACTTTTCAAGGCTTTTCTTTCACGAAGCAAGCACCCACAACTCAAGATAATGTTTCAGGGACAGTGGAAGAGGAACTAGAATCAGAAAAATTCAGTTTTGTCCAAGAGCCTTCCGTGATTGCTTCACAAGTTAATGAGAAAAGGCCAGACTCTTATCTTAGTGCTGAAGCAATGAAAATGGATGCAGCATTGAATCTTTCTACACAATGGTGTCGTCCTTTATCCCCTGAACTTTATCCTTTTGATCAGCAAAACTGGGAAGATCAAATTATCTGGGACAGTTCTCCTGCAAAAAGTGACAATGCTGCAGAAAGTTGCGAGGCCCCTGGACCTGACACTGAAGATTTATTTACCATACAAACAGAACTGGAAGCCCAGCAACACAATCTTCGGGAGCTGCAGATGGAATCTGATGAGAGAGATCATGGGTTTTTTCTTCAGAGCTGCCCCGTTTTGGTGGAGTCTTTTGGCTTAGAAAAATTTTCAGATCTCACAGATCAACCCTCATCAGAAAGCAGATTTCATCCCCAACTCTTGAGGTTGGAATCACGATCAGAACTTCCAAATGAGTTAGAAGGTAGAACAGATGATGCCACTAAGGAGATCCATCAAAGTGATACTATGAAGCGTTTTAGCAAACTCATATTACAAAACAGAGACTTAGTGGAAGGAACTTGGTTAGACAGAATTATTTGGGAACCACACCAGTCCATGACAAAACCAAAGCTAATCCTTGATCTTCAAGATGAACAGATgctttttgaaatattagatAACAAAGATAGTAAACAACTTCGTCTTCATGCTGGGGCTATGTTCATAACTCGTTCTATGAAGTCCAATGGTGGAGATTCTATGGAGGTCCATGGCCATGGAGTTGCATCTGGTGTTCGATTCAACATTGCTAATGACAAATTCTACTCAAATAGAAAAATCTCTCAGCAACTGAAATCACATTCTAAAAAACGAGCTGCCCATGGTGTCAAAGTCTTGCATTCAACACCTGCACTCAAGCTGCAGACAATGAAACCAAAATTAAGCAA TAAAGATGTTGCTAACTTTCATCGTCCAAAATCTTTATGGTATCCACATGATAATGAGGTGGCCCTCAAAGAGCAAGGGAAACTACCTACCCAAGGACCtatgaaaattatattgaaGAGTTTGGGGGGAAAGGGAAGTAAGCTTCATGTGGATGCTGAGGAGACCATTTCTTCTGTCAAAGCAAAAGCTTCAAAAAAACTAG atTTTAAACCATTGGAAccagtgaaaatattttattgtggACGAGAGCTTAAAGATCACAAATCCCTTGCTGCGCAAGATGTTCGACCAAACTCATTGCTTCATCTTGTTCGTACAAAAATACATTTGTTGCCTAGAGCACAAAAGGTACCTGGTGAAAATAAGTCTTTGCGGCCTCCTGGTgcatttaaaaagaaatctgATCTTTCATTGAAAGATGGACATGTCTTCTTAATGGA GTACTGTGAAGAAAGGCCTCTACTCCTGGGGAATATTGGCATGGGTGCTAGACTATGCACTTACTATCAGAAGTCTGGTCCAGGTGATCAAACTGGGACCTTGTTGCGTAATGGAAACAATAGTTTGGGGAATGTTCTCACACTTGACCCTGCTGATAAATCTCCTTTTCTTGGGGATATTAAAGCTGGCTGCAGCcaatcatgtcttgaaactaaCATGTATAGGGCACCAATATTTCCTCATAAGGTGTCATCGACTGATTATTTGTTGGTTCGCTCTGCAAAAGGAAAACTTTCAATAAGACGGATTGACAGGCTCAATGTTGTTGGACAGGAG GAGCCTCACATGGAGGTAATGTCTTCTGGAACAAAAGCTGTCCAAACCTACATTATGAATAGACTTCTGGTCTATATGTATCGCGAGTTCCGTGCTGTTGAGAAACGTGGTTCACTTCCTTGCATCCGTGCTGATGAGTTGTCTGCACAGTTCCCTGCCTCATCTGAACCCTTCCTTAGGAAAAGGTTGAAGCATTGCGCTGACTTGCAG AGAGGAACCAACGGACAACTATTTTGGGTCATGAGACGTAATTTCCGCATACCACTGGAGGAGGAACTTCGAAGGATGGTGACACCTGAAAAT GTCTGTGCCTATGAAAGTATGCAAGCTGGACTCTACAGGCTCAAACGATTAGGAATTATGAGGCTTACACATCCCACTGGTCTCTCATCTGCAATGAATCAGCTCCCTGATGAAGCAATTGCGTTAGCTGCTGCATCACATATAGAGAGGGAACTGCAGATAACACCATGGAACTTGAGTAGCAATTTTGTTGCTTGTACAAGTCag GACAGAGAAAATATTGAGCGTTTGGAAATTACTGGTGTTGGTGATCCATCTGGAAGGGGCCTGGGTTTCAGCTACGTCCGCACTGCTCCAAAGGCACCAATATCAAATGCACTGACAAAGAAAAAAACTGCTGTTAGTCGGGGAAGTTCAACTGTGACGGGAACAGATGCTGATCTTCGTAGATTGAGTATGGAAGCTGCACGAGAG GTTCTCCTCAAGTTCAATGTACCAGAGGAACAAATTGCAAAACAAACTAGGTGGCATCGAATTGCTATGATTCGGAAGCTTTCAAGTGAGCAAGCTGAATCTGGCATCAAGGTTGACCCAACAACAATAAGCAAGTATGCACGTGGACAGCGTATGTCCTTTCTCCAGCTTCAGCAACAGACGAGAGAAAAATGTCAGGAAATATGGGATCGGCAAGTTCAAAGTCTTTCTGCTGTTGATGGTGATGAATATGAGAGTGAGTCTGAAGCAAATAGTGACCTGGATTCTTTTGCTGGGGACCTAGAAAATTTGCTGGATGCAGAAGAATGTGAAGAAGGGGAGGGTAACTATGAATCCAAGCATGAAAAATTAGATGGCATGAAAGGGCTTAAAATGAGAAGGCGCCCATTGCAAGCTCAGGcggaagaagaaattgaagatgaGGCTGCTGAAGCAGCAGAACTATGCAGGATGCTTATGGACG ATGATGAAGCTGAgcgaaaaaagaagaaaaagccaaGAGCTGCAGGGGAGGGATTGGGACTTGTGGATTCACACTTGAGTCTCAGTTACAATAATGCAGAACGGGTCAAGAAAACTAGTACAGTGGCTAAGAAAATGGCGAGGACTGGCCAACCTGATGAATCTTATacatcaaaagaaaatataatttggaATCCAAAGAAG GAGGAAAAGCTTCTCggtaagaagaacttgtctGGAAAGGCAAAAGTTATGAAAAAGAATGACCTAGAAAGCATGGGCTTACTTAACAAGAAAGTTAAAATATTGGGGGATGGAATTAAG TTTGTCAAGGAAAAGAAATCTGCTAGAGAAAAGTTTGTCTGTGGAGCTTGTGGACAG CTTGGGCACATGAGGACCAACAAGAATTGCCCGAAGTATGGAGAAGATCTAGATACACAAGTTGAAGGTACAGAACCAGATAAGGCATCCACAAGGGCTAATTCCTCAGATCGCCTGGGTCAAACTCAGCAGAAAACTGTGACAAAGAAGCCTGTACCAAAAGGTGCAACTAAAATGGCTCTCCTTGAAGTTCCTGAGGAGGATAAATCTAGTTCGAAGACAAAAGTTCTGAAGGTCAAATGTGGCACCACTGACAAAGTTCCTGATAGACTTACTCCTACAGCCTCGCAAAGTTCTGAAAGACCAGTGACATCAGATGTAGAAGTTGGGAATAAACCGGCCGTTAAGGTTAACAAGATAATATTCTCAAACAAGATGAAATCCGATGATGCCCCTGTTGAATCTCACAAACCCTCTATTGTGATAAAGCCTCCAGTAGAGACAGAAAAAGACTTGCCCCGGAAGAAGATTATTATTAAACGCCCAAAGGATACTATTAATGTTGACCAGGATAGCAGGGATGGCGAAGCTGGTCTTGAGTAcaggaagatgaagaaaattattgaattgtCCACTCTTGCGGAGCATCAAAGCAAACGCTTACCTGAAGAGAGCTCCAGTAAAAAAAGTAGAGAGGATAAAAGATGGtgggaagaggaagagaaacgTAGAAATGCagagagtgaaagagaagaGAGGTCCAGGAGATTGTATGAACAAAGTAGGATACTGGAAGAGCAAGAGAGGTTAGCTGAGCTCAGGAGATATGAAGAAGCCCTAAGAGgagagagggaggaagaagaacgaCAGAgggcaaagaaaaagaaaaagaaaagacctGAAATAAGAGATGAATCAGATGATTATACAAATGACTTTCGTCCCAGAAGAACTGATAGGAGGCTACCAGAAAGAGAACGAACAGCAAAGAGGCAGCCAATAGTTGAATTGGGAAGGTATGGTGCAGAGTATGCTCCACCAAAAAAACGCCGTAGGGTGGGAGAG GTTGGTTTGGCAAACATCTTAGAGGGCATCGTGGAAACCCTGAAGGAGAAGTATGACATATCCTACCTCTTCTTAAAACCGGTGTCCAAGAAGGAGGCCCCGGACTACTTGGACGTCATAAGGCGCCCCATGGATCTGTCGACAATCAGGGAGAAGGTGAGGAAGTTCGAGTACAAGAGCCGGGAGGAATTCAGGCACGATGTTTGGCAGATCACCTTCAATGCTCATATATACAATGACAAGCGAAACCCAGGTATTCCCCCCCTTGCAGATCAGCTCCTGGAAATCTGTGACTTTTTGTTAGATGAGAATGCTGCAGAGTTGATGGAAGCTGAAGCTGGAATTGAGTAG